The DNA segment GTTGGCGACCCATTTGCCGCGAGCGTTGCAGCTTCCCACATCGTCAACGGCCGAAGCTGCACAAATGGTGGTGGGCAGTCATTTTCGAGCGGCAATTGCTTCACAAGCTGCAGGGATTGAGAATGGCTTAAAAGAACTAGCATTTCCCGTAAACGATGTGGCCGGTAATTGCACACGCTTCCTGCTATTGAGGCGTAATGATCGTCAAAATAAAGGAGCTTTAGCGAGCTTGGCTTTTTCGCTTCATCAAAATGTTCCAGGCGCTTTAGTAGAAATCTTAACCTGTATAGCGAAAGGAGGCCTCAATATGAGCCGAATTGAGTCACGTCCTTCTAAGCGGGCGCTTGGCGAGTATGTATTTTTTGTGGATGTTGATCTACCTAGTGACCGGATTGAAGCTCTGCCTGAGCTGGTCAAACAGCTCGAGCCACTCTGCAAGCACTTAGTTCACTTTGGGGCTTATCCCAGCACGGAATTCATTGGCGATCAAACTTAAAAACTCCGAACTGCATCAAGCCTGTAGCGAAGGCCCAGTGCATCAAGAGAAGTGTTGGGGTTTCCCTTAACCCCTGAATTACAGCTTTAGGACCAATATCAAGAATTGCGCCAGGACGCCGTAGACCTTCTACAATGGAATCTATCCAAGATGGAAGGGTTGCTCTACTCCAGTCATCGGTACGGAGACCTCCCTGGGCATAGTGGCTATTTTCCAGATTGTGCCGGAAGCTAGCGATGCTGGCAAATTCTGGATGGGACCATTGATTGAGTAGTTGACGCATCACAATACGCTCTATTTTACTCATGGCGCCATCCGATGGATCACGGCGATTCCAGTCCGCTACTGCAAGCAGACCCCCAGGTTTTAAGACTCTTAAGAGTTCATCTGCGTATCGCTGCTTATTTGGCATATGGGGACCTGCTTCCACGCTCCAAACGGCGTCGAAGCTTTGATCTGGCAACCGTAGGCTGAGTGCATCCATCACATGGAAGCAACAATTTAAATCATGGGGTGTTAGCTCTATGGCTCGAGTAACTTGAGCAGGACTGATACTGATACCAACAACGTTAAAATTGTAGTCACGAGCTAGGATGCGAGCACTGCCACCAATGCCGCATCCTACATCCAGAACCTTGGATCCAGTGGGGAGCTGATTGAGACCACTCCACTGCACTAGTTCATGGACGAAAGACACTTTCGCCTCACGGAAGTCGCTGTACCTTGGCGGATTTCCGTAATGACCCAGGTGCACGTGATCTC comes from the Synechococcus sp. M16CYN genome and includes:
- the pheA gene encoding prephenate dehydratase translates to MLIRLAYLGPTGTYGEQAARALVELEAMGDVELVPCAGLHAVVEKLTRTQCDAAVVPIENSVEGGVTATLDALWSHRDLCISRALVIPIRHALLSQGNVSNITEVLSHPQALAQCSGWLATHLPRALQLPTSSTAEAAQMVVGSHFRAAIASQAAGIENGLKELAFPVNDVAGNCTRFLLLRRNDRQNKGALASLAFSLHQNVPGALVEILTCIAKGGLNMSRIESRPSKRALGEYVFFVDVDLPSDRIEALPELVKQLEPLCKHLVHFGAYPSTEFIGDQT
- a CDS encoding methyltransferase domain-containing protein, coding for MLIFLFLLTGIAVTFTFLLWIQGDRRYQSSESVAAAYDAWTNDRLLERLWGDHVHLGHYGNPPRYSDFREAKVSFVHELVQWSGLNQLPTGSKVLDVGCGIGGSARILARDYNFNVVGISISPAQVTRAIELTPHDLNCCFHVMDALSLRLPDQSFDAVWSVEAGPHMPNKQRYADELLRVLKPGGLLAVADWNRRDPSDGAMSKIERIVMRQLLNQWSHPEFASIASFRHNLENSHYAQGGLRTDDWSRATLPSWIDSIVEGLRRPGAILDIGPKAVIQGLRETPTLLLMHWAFATGLMQFGVFKFDRQ